In Arthrobacter sp. B3I9, the following are encoded in one genomic region:
- a CDS encoding S1C family serine protease: MTENPVPGASPENRGPAGPHEGSSEQRQAATGPDSAQENPTLRLNHAEGAAPRPVYPERQPFYGGQPASQQGAAPQHGQPQYPSQYGQHQHSGAGYGQPQYAGAANAPKRKAAFGVPTLVASILAAGLVGGGVVAGTTQLLDDTPSLSSASSSNSQAGPVIVNNKDDVNAITAAAVKASPSVVTIKATSGSEGGTGSGIILDGEGHVLTNTHVVTLDGKAANAAIEVRMSDGKVYTAKIVGTDPLSDLAVVQIQNGSGLVPATLGDSGKLNVGDTAVAIGSPLGLTGTVTDGIVSTLNRTISVASSAAPKDGADDSQGGDQGFQFAPPGGGQGQSTANEGSISINVIQTDAAINPGNSGGALVNTKGEIIGVNVAIASAGGDSAGSGNIGVGFSIPINNAKRVAQEIIANGKATHGQFGVSVKAKTASTSASGFSVGAEVATVEAGSAADKAGVKVGDVVTRFQDLAISDPNQLTAAVREQAAGAAVKVTVLRNGQERQLDVTLGAAAEQ, from the coding sequence ATGACTGAGAACCCAGTGCCCGGAGCGTCACCAGAGAACCGGGGGCCGGCAGGGCCGCACGAGGGCTCTTCGGAGCAACGGCAGGCCGCGACCGGGCCGGACTCAGCTCAAGAGAACCCGACCCTCCGGCTGAACCATGCGGAAGGCGCTGCCCCGCGGCCCGTGTACCCCGAACGCCAGCCGTTCTACGGCGGGCAGCCCGCATCGCAGCAGGGCGCGGCTCCCCAGCACGGCCAGCCGCAGTATCCCTCCCAGTACGGCCAGCACCAGCACAGCGGGGCCGGCTACGGCCAGCCGCAGTACGCCGGGGCCGCCAACGCCCCCAAGCGCAAGGCCGCGTTCGGCGTCCCCACGCTCGTCGCCAGCATCCTTGCTGCCGGGCTGGTCGGAGGCGGCGTCGTGGCGGGGACCACACAGCTTCTGGACGATACTCCGTCCCTCTCCTCGGCGAGCAGCAGCAACAGCCAGGCAGGCCCCGTCATCGTCAACAACAAGGATGACGTCAACGCCATCACAGCGGCCGCCGTCAAGGCGAGCCCCAGCGTGGTCACCATCAAGGCAACCAGCGGCAGCGAGGGCGGGACCGGTTCAGGAATCATCCTCGACGGCGAAGGCCACGTCCTCACCAACACCCACGTCGTGACGCTCGACGGGAAGGCCGCCAACGCCGCCATCGAGGTCCGCATGAGCGATGGCAAGGTCTACACGGCCAAGATCGTCGGGACCGATCCGCTCTCCGACCTCGCGGTTGTGCAGATCCAGAACGGCTCCGGGCTCGTCCCGGCAACGCTGGGCGACTCCGGCAAGCTTAACGTCGGGGACACCGCCGTCGCGATCGGATCGCCGTTGGGACTGACGGGAACCGTCACTGACGGGATCGTCTCCACCCTCAACCGCACCATCAGCGTCGCCTCCTCCGCAGCTCCCAAGGATGGGGCGGATGATTCCCAGGGCGGAGACCAGGGCTTCCAGTTCGCTCCTCCGGGCGGCGGCCAGGGCCAGAGCACCGCGAACGAGGGATCCATCTCCATCAACGTGATCCAGACGGACGCGGCCATCAACCCGGGCAACTCGGGCGGCGCGCTGGTCAACACCAAGGGCGAGATCATCGGCGTTAACGTCGCCATCGCCTCGGCCGGAGGGGACAGTGCGGGCAGCGGCAACATCGGCGTCGGCTTCAGCATCCCGATCAACAACGCCAAGCGCGTGGCGCAGGAGATCATCGCCAACGGCAAGGCCACCCACGGTCAGTTCGGCGTCAGCGTGAAGGCCAAGACCGCCAGCACCTCGGCCTCCGGGTTCTCGGTCGGCGCGGAAGTCGCCACCGTCGAGGCCGGCTCCGCCGCGGACAAGGCCGGCGTCAAGGTCGGTGACGTGGTGACCAGGTTCCAGGACCTGGCCATCAGCGATCCCAACCAGCTGACCGCCGCGGTCCGCGAACAGGCCGCTGGAGCTGCAGTGAAGGTAACCGTCCTCCGCAACGGCCAGGAGCGGCAACTCGACGTCACGCTCGGCGCCGCTGCAGAGCAGTAG
- a CDS encoding electron transfer flavoprotein subunit beta/FixA family protein, with protein sequence MEETLKIIVLVKHVPDAQFDRHLTGTANTTDRSESILSELDEYPLEAALQLIEARGGEAAGNRVIALSMGPAGAVNAVKKSLQIGATEGVHLSDEALAGSDAAATSLALAGAIRHLEADGPADLIFAGMASTDGETSLVPAQLAERLDRPQVTFASALELDGRRLTARRDGGSHADTIEATLPALVSVTDQINSPRYPNFKGIMAAKKKTITTLTLADIGVDPALVGRSGSWTTVETAEARPPRTAGTIITDEGDAGIKLVEFLAAQKLL encoded by the coding sequence GTGGAAGAGACTTTGAAGATCATCGTGCTGGTCAAGCACGTTCCTGACGCGCAGTTCGACCGGCACCTGACCGGCACCGCCAACACGACAGACCGTTCCGAGAGCATCCTCTCCGAGCTGGACGAGTACCCCCTCGAAGCGGCCCTGCAGCTGATCGAGGCCCGCGGCGGAGAAGCGGCCGGGAACAGGGTGATCGCACTCAGCATGGGCCCCGCGGGCGCGGTGAACGCGGTGAAGAAATCGCTGCAGATCGGCGCAACCGAAGGGGTGCACCTCAGCGATGAAGCACTTGCCGGCTCCGACGCCGCCGCGACCTCGCTGGCCCTCGCCGGGGCCATCCGGCACCTTGAGGCAGACGGCCCGGCCGACCTCATCTTTGCCGGCATGGCCTCGACCGACGGAGAAACGTCGCTGGTCCCGGCCCAGCTCGCAGAACGCCTGGACCGGCCGCAGGTCACCTTCGCTTCCGCACTGGAGCTCGACGGCCGCAGGCTCACCGCCCGCCGCGACGGCGGTTCCCACGCAGATACCATCGAGGCAACCCTGCCAGCCCTCGTTTCGGTGACGGACCAGATCAACAGCCCCCGCTACCCCAACTTCAAGGGCATCATGGCTGCCAAGAAGAAGACCATCACCACGCTGACCCTCGCCGACATCGGCGTCGACCCGGCCCTGGTGGGGCGCTCCGGTTCCTGGACCACCGTCGAAACCGCGGAGGCCCGGCCGCCGCGCACGGCCGGCACCATCATCACTGACGAAGGCGACGCCGGCATCAAGCTGGTGGAGTTCCTGGCCGCCCAGAAGCTGCTCTAA